In Thermocrinis minervae, a single genomic region encodes these proteins:
- a CDS encoding HypC/HybG/HupF family hydrogenase formation chaperone, whose product MCLAIPSRVVEIYDNATALVEVFGAKRIVSLELMQEDVNVGDYVLVHVGFAIGKLTPQEAQESLQLFEDLIQEEL is encoded by the coding sequence ATGTGTCTTGCAATACCTTCACGTGTTGTAGAAATCTATGATAACGCTACAGCCCTGGTGGAAGTCTTCGGAGCTAAAAGGATAGTTTCTTTAGAACTCATGCAAGAAGATGTAAACGTTGGTGATTATGTATTAGTACACGTAGGTTTTGCTATAGGTAAACTCACACCACAAGAGGCTCAAGAAAGTTTACAACTCTTTGAAGACCTTATCCAGGAAGAGTTATAA
- a CDS encoding cation diffusion facilitator family transporter, with product MQVEKSLKLSLLVVLGFAFVELVSGLYTNSLALISDAGHMFTDSFSILVVLFSSLLAKSEANTRRPFGFKRLEVLVTLFNSLMLLFLVGFLVYEGVLRMITPQPIKAEETLAVATLGLLVNLLVGYLLHEHSKSSASIKSAFLHVVFDAIGSLSAIISSLLVLFFSLQVADAVVGFVLSLLILPQVYTIVAESLRILMHFSPKDVPSQKLIQDILKIDGVIDIHSFHLWSIKPQEHVLTVHLVLEDISKAYDAVKNVRKLLEGYGIKELTVQVEPAGKECPSKQEV from the coding sequence ATGCAAGTAGAAAAGTCTTTAAAGCTCTCCCTTCTGGTAGTGTTAGGGTTTGCCTTTGTTGAACTCGTAAGCGGTTTGTATACTAACAGCCTAGCTCTTATATCCGACGCCGGACACATGTTTACAGACAGCTTTTCCATACTTGTAGTCCTTTTTTCCTCCTTGCTTGCCAAGAGTGAAGCCAACACTAGAAGACCCTTTGGCTTTAAAAGGCTGGAGGTCCTTGTAACACTCTTCAACAGCCTCATGCTCTTGTTTCTCGTTGGTTTTTTAGTATACGAAGGGGTCTTACGTATGATAACACCTCAACCCATAAAAGCAGAGGAGACCCTTGCGGTAGCTACACTTGGCCTATTGGTAAACCTACTTGTAGGCTACCTTCTCCATGAACATTCCAAAAGCAGTGCAAGCATTAAGTCTGCCTTTTTGCATGTAGTGTTCGATGCCATAGGTTCCCTTTCGGCCATAATTTCAAGTTTGTTGGTACTCTTCTTTTCCCTGCAAGTGGCCGATGCCGTGGTGGGTTTTGTACTCTCTCTCCTCATACTGCCTCAGGTTTACACTATCGTAGCTGAATCTTTGAGGATTCTGATGCACTTCTCGCCAAAGGATGTACCAAGCCAGAAGCTTATACAGGATATATTGAAGATAGACGGAGTTATAGATATTCATAGCTTCCATCTTTGGTCCATTAAACCTCAAGAACACGTTCTTACAGTACACTTGGTCTTGGAAGACATCTCCAAAGCCTACGACGCGGTAAAGAATGTTAGAAAGCTCCTGGAAGGCTATGGCATAAAGGAGCTAACCGTGCAGGTGGAACCAGCTGGTAAGGAATGTCCATCCAAACAGGAGGTTTAA
- the folK gene encoding 2-amino-4-hydroxy-6-hydroxymethyldihydropteridine diphosphokinase yields the protein MAFGSNVGDRISYILKALNLLTEVGNIKKVSTLYESPPWGYEKQDPFINGVIEFETSLKPIDLLHFLKKVEKRTGRIERFRWGPREIDLDILLYEDYVIMLSFLRIPHMYLTERDFFLVPLLEINPDLVHPISKRPLKHYLEGLNINLRPYACIT from the coding sequence ATAGCCTTTGGAAGCAACGTAGGCGACAGGATTTCCTACATACTCAAAGCCTTGAACCTCCTTACAGAGGTAGGAAACATCAAGAAAGTATCTACCCTGTATGAGAGCCCACCCTGGGGCTACGAAAAGCAGGATCCCTTTATAAACGGTGTGATAGAATTTGAAACAAGCCTAAAGCCTATAGACCTTCTTCACTTTTTGAAAAAAGTGGAGAAAAGGACAGGAAGGATAGAAAGGTTCAGATGGGGACCCAGAGAGATAGACCTAGACATACTTTTGTACGAGGACTATGTGATAATGCTTTCCTTTCTTAGGATACCCCACATGTACCTCACAGAAAGAGATTTCTTTCTGGTTCCCTTGTTAGAGATAAACCCAGACCTTGTTCACCCTATAAGCAAGAGGCCACTCAAGCATTACCTTGAAGGGTTAAACATAAACCTAAGACCGTATGCATGCATCACATAA